In Porites lutea chromosome 8, jaPorLute2.1, whole genome shotgun sequence, the genomic stretch CGTGACAATTTATCGGCGAATGCAAATTTGGTAGAACAAAATTCGATACTCACACTGTCTTATCGCGGGACGAGGTCCGATCTCTTTAATTGTACTTCTCCAAGTGTTGCTTTCTTCTTGACGCAGTGCGAGAAAAGTACGGTTATGTTTGCTACGCGACCTTGCATTTCCTTTGCAGAATTGTAGAATTCAACAGAAATTACACGAAATGCACAAAATTTGTCTTTGACTTGAGCCCATAAGGAGTTCGCATAAGGAATTCGCTTATCTGTTATACAATAAatgaaactcacaaaatttgGCATCCTAGTGAACAAAACTACTTCTTTGTCCACTTCAATTagagatagcaaaatttccaggggGTGTgcgaaaattttggaaattccggaggggagggggggtataTTTTAGGGGCCAGGGGGTCATACGGCAAATCCcttccgtgggggggggggggtatggatattttctggaaccacacattagATTCTcgtacaaacactgtaatttctcacgggTTTGCCTACTCATCAAGATGATGTcgaaaccgtgacaaggtctattgcaaGCATGCCTATTCCCCCTGTCGGGCAATTATTGGgcatttgttaattttttaggAAAAGATGCAAATGCTCTGTGGTGGGGCCAGGCAGTTCATAGAAAAACTCCATGGTGGAGCTTAAAAAAGTGTGCAAAttcctagcctgtgtacaaacgTCTTCCCTCTCTCAGAAAAAACCGGGTGAAGAGATGTCTGTGAATTGCTGTCGTTGattgtgttgtgctaaaaatttgcataaattattttctttttgtttttttctctgacAGTTAAAAAGGTGTTGACAAACAACGCGACTCTGGACTCTTTTAGAGCACGTACGCTGTTTTTTTATGCTATCTGATATTCTCCACCTTTATAGCTACATTGTAAGCTAGGCTCTAACTGGAATATCTAGCTAAAATTTTGTAACTAGTATATTGTGCTATGGAAGATTCTTACACAttcttccgtttttttttttagcttataaAGTCAGTCTGTTTACTCTGCATCGATTTCCCCCGGGAAATTTAATATGCGattcattcaccaatcacaacaccggaaattatttatgtcatggcattaacattacaaccaatcagaggctttCCCCAACATTCTGGGGAAACGAGAACACAATAAATTAATGACAGCCATTCACAGACGTcctcttctcccgatttttctgagggagggggcaTGTCTGTACGCAGGTTAGCAAATTCCCTACCCACGCAAATTCCATTTTCTTGTAATATTTAAGCTGCAAATGCCATATTTGTAGGAAATCTGTAACAATCTCATCAAAATGCGTAAAGCACCCTTCTCAAATAGCTCCTAGCCGCTAGAGATTATTGTAAAAAAGATAAACTAGAATTTGAATTATacctttcttattttcaaaggtatttaaaataatagtaAATGATAATCAAACAACCGATGAGCTTAACATTTTACTCATCACGTCAACAGAACTGTTCCATCAAAGTTTTGTCACATTGATCACACAAAACACAAAGTTTATATTAGCTCTCACAGAGTTTTTCTAGGCCTTTCTGCTTACAAAGAATGTGTCTTCCTTTAGACTCTTCAAATGATCCattgattgtttttctttcatgtgGGAACTGATCATGATGACGAAGGCAGTTTTTTAGAgggatacaaaaaatactgtgggGCAGGGTGGTCAATGGAGCGAAAACCACATGAATCTTTTTAAGCATAATTATGtactaaaaatattattgaaaggAACAATGTTAACTGCTTCTAGAAGAATTGACAAATGCCCCACCTCTGTGCACAGGTTTTCTAACAAACTCCCCACCACCAGACCAACAAGATAACAAAATTAATGCCCAATAAAATTTCATGCCCTaggagtggggtgggggggggggggggatggacACGCTTGGATTTACCGAAGCTTAATAATTAAGCTTTCTTTGAACAATTATCTCAGATTTAACTGTTGTAAAATTGCTCATTACATGTTAGATGACAAATTgaagttcattttcatttaaggaCTTTGATACAAGGCATATGAGTTTCAATCAAAGGTGTTAGTAAATGTGAAGCAATTTAAAAACTAAGTACATGCATGTAGGTCGGTGTGATATTATTCACCTCTCATTTTTAAGCTGTAGGAGGGGAAACCAGGTATAGGcatcaaatgccctaccccagggacaTCATAGTTGGTCAAAAGAAAACCAATTATCTACCCCTTATCCCTAACTACGTGGTAAAAGTAATATCTTCCCAGTCTACTCAGATGCCAGTGTCTTTCAGAATTTCCTTTCTGAGTTCAGTCTGTCAGCACATTTTCTTGCATCCTGCTGGGAATGTTTTCCACTTATAAATTAAAAAGGCAtacaaatttttatctgttaatGTGCAAATTTCCTTGCTTCCCAACTCAAGCAAAACAGTCAATTATAAGAGTTAAACTTCCTGACACAACAAGAATGAGATAAAGTTGGAATGGATGGATTCACGAGTAGGAAAGAACCCTGAATAATTCGTGGAATTGACAGCAAGtacaaaattcctttttttcaagGCTCCAAAAGATTTCTGTAGAAAAGGTAACTCTCTAGGAAGCTTTTATGTTTTAGATTATTCCTGTCCTAGGCAACCAGAAATAAATGTTTTGGGGcagaaataaaagtaaaaatagtgAAGGAAGCTTAAGAGGTGACAGTTGTATTTATTCCTATTAATTTACAAGATAATTCAAAGAAGTCGTGTTTGATTTGCCTAAATAGTTAATGAGATATAAATACCTCTTGCAAGCTGATGTTAACTTAGCTGTAACCTCCTGCAGGTATAGATGATACCAAGTAAATGGAATgcctttgaaaaaaagggaaacagCAACTAAAAGGAGGCTTCagtagataaataaaaaaaggtttatttttaaaacgaaAGTATTACATGTAGCTAATTCAGGTTAATTTAACTATCACACATCTTGGTGGGTAGATTAATAACAAACGTTTTAAGAAAGGATAAGCAGAAAATTATATGATATAACCTTATAATCAGAAAGCTTTCAGTAAAACGTACCTTTATTTCTTGACTGTGAAATTAATGCCTAAAAGATGAATAGATAGTTGTTATGCAGTAAGGAAATAGCAGACATCTGCATGCAGACTTGGAGGATGTCAATAACAAAAACTGTTTGCCAAACCTTGTCCTTAATGTTAATTGATGGTCTCACTCTGCTGTGTACAATTGACATCATTGGTACCAATGTTGTGAAATTTGGGACCTTTCCACACTAGCAGACAAACTTAGAATTGTCTTTGAAACATCTAAGCTGAAAACTGCATGGTGACaattttgcttttgaaaaattgaTTCGCACTGAAAACTATTTACTATTAACAGCCCGTTGCATCTGTCAACTTAATGGAAAGAATAATGGCTTTACAACAAATGATTGATATTGAGAAAAAGTCATGTTTTCGTTTTGTCCTTTAATTAACCCGGGACAAATTTTGTCTGTGTTGCCTTTAAAGATTGTCCCTTCTGGGGCAAAATTTGTAAAATCGCACGTGACAAACTATCCGCATTTGTAAAGCATTGGTGATGACAGAAAATTTGTCTAAGACAGCTTTTTTTGCCAGTGCagatagtttatttttaaacctaagtaatttttcaaatgtcaatgtttttcgaaataaaattttaggtcaagtctttatttaaaatgtttacctttCGTGTAAAGTTAGGGCTTTTGTACACATTTGAATGGCTATAGGGTTAAGCACTTGGGTGAGTGATTTGGGTTAAGCACTTGTTTCACATATTGGTTAGCTTTCATGTAAGGTTAGGGTTACTGCACACACTTTAGTGATTAATAGGAATAAGCACTTATTTAGGAACACAGCATGCATCCTGGACAATAGCAAAAGTGCTCTGTGTGGGAATTAGCTTTATTGACAGTTCTTTCTCAAAGACATTTGGAAATTGCACTGGATAGACCACTTAGTTTGTAGTTAACATCTCTCCTTACAGTAAGCATTTATTCAAGGTAGTCTGTGGACACCAGGAATTTTCACAAATACAACTAGTTtttagtcatttattttttcatgaattttgCATAGTAATTATATGTTATTACATTACTGTTCTGCAGCCTTTCTGCATGCAgcagaaaatgttatttctgtacTAAAGTCCAGCTGAATGTTTGTTgctgtacatttatttaacCTGTTTGTTGAAATATAAGTTTTCAGCCTTCCAAACTTGGTCACGATTTTGGTATAGTCATTTTCAACTTCAGTTTTTTTGCCAATTATGACATTTGGATGAAGGGGTGAAATTTTGTCCACTGAATCAATTTTAATTGACACATATTCATCAACGTGAAATTTTGGACCTCTTTTTGTACTCTCTTTCATTTTGCTGTTATAGTTCAACTGTCTCTCATTTATATCTGTTTTGAGTTTCCTCCTCTGAGTGTCATTCTGACCTGTAACATGTACATTGCTTCATTCATTGTCTCGTGTTGCAGAATTTTGGAGCTGAATTAAAATAAGttcagaaaaggaaaataaaattgttgtcctgtgttcacgtcctccataaaacgtaaaTTAGGAATTTTCATGTAGTAGTTGCCTGCTATggcagcaaagaaatgtacaaaaaaaaagcatgacgcacatgcaaagttgttgttttgctaatctaaatcATGTGTTCTggccattgttgtttttgtcaccATCGTTGTCGCTTAAGCTGTctattagcctgcgaatacagacTTTTTACTGGAAATCTGTGGATAAGTTCAGATTCTAGTTAAAGAGTGTAATTCTTTCCTTGTGACCTACTTTTTGTACCCACTGCAACTCCATGCTGTGTGCGGTAATTAGAAGGGTGGGgttgagttaaaaaaaatcttgatcTTGGCATTAATCATATTGTTAATTTTATCTATGTTTGAATGTCTGTTTCTAGGCTTTCTTAGTTACAAGGGACAGGAGCtcttgaatttaaaaaatggaataTTCTCATGAGAAACTGAAAGCTTGTATGGAGTATGATGCTCAAGGAGAAGCAGTTTTAGATCTACGGAGGAAAAGACTCTCCAGGTTACCTGATGCAGTCACTGAACTGAGTGAACTGGGAGTACTTCTGCTGAATGAAAATAACCTGACAGAATTACCAACAAGTATTTGCAagttaaaaaatcttaaaatgctCAACTTGGATCATAATCACTTAACGCAGTTACCTGATGAGATTGGTGACCTGAAAAAGCTGGTGGAGCTGATTGTGAGTAACAACCAGTTGTCTGGTTTACCTATGAGTATACAGAATCTCAACAAGCTTGAATTGCTCTACCTTCATAAGAACCAATTAAACAAGTTGCCTGATGAGATAGGTGACCTGAAGGAGCTAAGGCTACTGAGTGTGTACATGAAtcagttggttggtttacctaccagtatactaAAGCTAAACAGTCTGGAAAGGCTGTACATAGATGATAACAAATTAACAGCATTACCCAttgagattggtgacttaaaggagctaAGGGAGCTGAGTGTGAGCaacaaccagttggttggtttacctaccCATATACAGAAGCTGAACAAGCTAAAGGGGCTGAATTTAAATTATAACAGATTAACAACATTAATACCCGAGATTGGTGACCTAAAGGAGTTGAGGACATTGAATGTGAAAAAAAACCAGTTGAGTTGTTTACCGAGCAGTATTCTGAGGCTGAAGAAGCTTGAGGAGTTGAATGTGGCTGGTAACAGATTAACTGAGTTAGGGTCTGCAGCTGAGCTTAATGACCTGGCCTATAATCTGAATAGACTAAAGGTCAGTGGTAATCCTTTAACTGTTGATGCAATAAGAATTATTCTGGAATCAATGAATAAACGAAAAAAGTACACTGATATTATGGGTGAGTGCAGACTTATTTCcactaaattattattaaatttgtaaaaatatttttaacaagTTATATTTTAGAGTAACTTGCTTGTTTCTTATAGCCAATAAGTAATTCTACCAAGTACTCAATATTAATGCAAAACTGTTAAGTGACCTTAACTCTATTTGGAAGTAAACTCTGCAGGGCTGAGTGGGCCCCAGTACCCTACATGTAGTTTGTGGTAGACAAGTATGACCCAGATATACATGTAATCAATGTTTCCttacaacaataataattattattaaaaactgaatcattgggtAATGCAATTCTACAGCTCTGATTgccttagccatcatggtatatgagccattataccatgctctctaAATAGCTGTACGCATCTGCTCTAGGCTTGCATGATAAATTCTGCAAGAAGAATTTCGAGCAAAATAACAATTTCTGGGGGAACATTCTGCTGGCAGAAAAAGGCATTTTCGAGCAGAATTTGAGCAGAATAAGGGAAAATCAGCGGTACTAATGATATGCATAAGAGTTGTCAGAAAAATTTAAAcctaaatgaaaaacaaatggaaagtaCCTTGTGATTAATTTGATTATTTGATACCTACAACACACTCACATTAAAAGTAAGATGAATTACATTTTTTCTATGCATAGTGAATATCTTTTTTTAAGGGTTAGGCCCAGGCTTCCTTCTATCTTTGTGAGAATAATGGTGTCCAAGCAGAACTTTGAGCACTGAGAATAAACTATTTTTACAAGCACTGCCGGCAGGCAGAATAAGCCATTTTACGAGCAGAATTTATCCAAGCCtagtcaaaattaaaaacaagcggagtaattgttaattatttcatcttatatatttttttttgttatggtGATCAGCTTTTGAGTTCTGAGACACTACAAACTTTTATTTGAAGGTTGATAGGGTTTGATTTTGTACACCTCTTCCATGTTATAATGACACAGTGGCATAAGTTGTATAATTGTCTGTGTGTAAGCTACAACCtgtagcccattttacagttgtgggcttggtgtcctagcctttgagagaacgtgaggctgaggttgatcttgttttgatacaaacctcctcccttttataatgtaaattttgctttaaattaCTAGTTTGCATGacaacaacatgatttacataataaagcaagaagactccagcctcgtttccaactGTCACTGTAAAATGGGCAATTTCAAAAAGCTTTGAGACAGTGTAACTTACTAAGCCAAAAATGGTGTTTATCAGACTTCATTCGATTCCTGCCCCCTCCCCTGTCATTAAAGTTGTAAGGATATCGTAATCAACTCCTGCAGTTACCCTGATAACTTACAGAGGTTGTGCATTCTGCTAATTAAAGGTCAGCAATGATTGGGTAGAAAGAATTAAACtataattttcattatttttatcatttaagtCCCTACAGAAATTGAGGCACGAGGAGAAAGAGCACAACTTGCTTATCAAAGCGCTCTAAGAGATGGAGCTGTTAATGTTTACCGTGGTCGAGTATTGCTGATTGGTCAGGATCGGGCAGGAAAAACAAGTTTGAAGAAGTCTCTCATTGGTGTACCATTTaatccaaaagaaaaaagtactGAAGGAATTGAAGTGGATCCTTCAATATTTCAAGTGGATGTTGATGAATTTAAGGATTGGCAACCTATTGATGAGAGTAAACATGGTTTGCTGGGATGCTCTAAAGATGTGGCACAGATGATTGTGGAAAAGCTGTGTGTTCCAGTTAGTCGTAATTGGATTCAGGAGGAGAATGAAGGTGAATTAAAATATGGCAGCAACTGTACAAATGATGGTCACAAGAATGGGGAACAGAATATTGCTGATCCTGCGGgggaaaagaaagaagatgCCTTTGTGAACCAGGTTTGGGCCAAGTCAAATCCTCATATTCACCAGTATCATCTTATTTATTACTAGGACAACTGTAAGTTAGGAGTTTCAATTTGAAAGTAAGTGTTGGCGTCAGAGCTTACGGAGAAtacagtttgaaaatatgtGGTTAGTagagaatattaaaaaaagatttcaatTCAAGCAGGACAGCCATCGATGATGGGTGCCCGACAAATCCCAAACACGAGTGTCCAAGATCATGGTTATGCAATATGagtcttcaaaatatttttttacaattatgaTACCTcttatttcacaaaatgacatgaAACGATCAGCTTTACGATGTTCTTCTATCATGAATTACAACCAAAACAAGTGTCAGAATTTGCAGCCCCCCTAAACTGGCCAATCGCAGTATATACGTACCAACTGCTCAGGGTCTGGACAATCTGCGAGCCATGCAAGCCATGGGAAAAAATAGAGTTTTATGAAATTGTAAATGCATGAAAGATGTTACCTGCTTAGCTCCCTGTAAGGGCATGTGAGGTTTTGCCGTTGGACTATTTGCAGAATTACGTAGTGTTGGTCGACTTTcattgattagggttaagcactcgCTCTACGCCTTTTAGGGGTAAACACTCATTTACAACGGTTAgctttcggttttttttttcttgttactgctttttggatttttttgaatttttctttcgcATGGCTCGCTGACTCGCACTGTGTCCTAACTCCATTACTCATCTTGATGAAGTAGATTGTATAAATtagtaaataaatttaattgcCAAGAATTCATAAAAATGAGCATGCagttaaattcttttttctttctatttttgatACCAATTTTGCAGGTTCTCGATCCAAATGTAGACAGTGTTATTGGACTCGCATCAGCAGAGCCTGATCGTGAGTTATTGATTGATACTGCTTCACCTCCAGATGAAATCCAGGAGCAGGCCATTGAGTTGATAAAGTATGTGGAAGGTGAAGGTGTCAAAGAAGAATCTGTTTTCAGTGTTGAAATGTGGGATTTTGCTGGACAAGAGCTGTATTATGCATCTCATCCTGTATTTTTAACATCACGTGCGATATATATTTTGGTGTGCAACCTTAGCAAATCACTGCATGACACTACCCAACCCTGTGTGAGACAAGGAAGTCATAATTTCATGTTGGAAAACCCAAATGGGGAAACAAATTTGGAGAATCTACTATCTTGGCTGTCCACAGTGCATAGCATAACACAGGTGAGAGGAGAAACCTGTGACGATGCGGAAGGAAAGCTTCCTCATCTTCGGCCACCAGTGATCATTGTAGGCACCCATGCAGACAAACCATTTGAGGACATTGCAACAATGAAATCACAAATACAGAGGGCAATTGCTGGTAAGGACTATGAAGGACATGTGGTGCGGCCTATCTTTAGCATTGACAACACTGCAAGATCACTTCAAAGAAAGATCAAAAGGGTTTTCAGACAAGATAAACACATTGATCACATTCAAGCTCTACAGGACAGAATCATGGAAGTGCTAAAACAGGAGCCATACATGGGGGAGAGTATACCTGTGAGGTAAGTCATTATTGACTAGGGCCCAGTTCCTCCTCGAacgatggttaagtttaacccaggattaagccaaatttttaagagccaatgtctgtaattttcgagaatcggttgacagtcgtgaatttttgaatttcttcatattttgcccacataatctctatagtacacttatttcaaaaatcacattaaaacttgtaacggctttttattttttcctgaatcgggcaaagtttgaaaaacgctaaatcggcgctctttcgagtatgaaattagcgaaaattaagcattttcttcgcgctcgtacataaaaacgtgatgatatctctaaatgaaatcaaatcACATAGCAAACATAGACTTGTGctttataattcagcaattaCCTTTAGATAAGCTGCTTAAATGTGGCTGTGTCGGacgcaagaagaaacacgatatttcggctcttttcaaaaatgacaaatttgacctaacttcaccattgaaaaaaacaattgatacatggaatttcaacatgaaataaacactattttaaagcacatcctttgccgtttcttgtgataaaaaatttttggcggcattacaaaagtgcgtcgctGAGAAACCGAAAGGTGCAGGGTAGTTCGCAAGTTGGAACGCTCAAACAAGCTAGCCGCGACTGTAAgcacacaaaagtttttgcAAACTTATCTTCTTTTACAAGGGGCACATTACGGAAAgctcttaaaatcttttgaaaaacgcttttcaatttgatagttataaaaaaaaactaagtagattaacactgcatttgattgcacgcaagtagctgaaaaagacgACGCTCAGATTAAGTCCTCATTGAGTGTAAATATTGACCttgagtttctgcacctaaaATAAAGCCGCTAGAAACGGCGTGTTAGCTCTAAATGGGATTCGAGATCTCTAAGAATTTACTTACCACAGTCGTTCAACTGCAAGTGgccgcagtttactgaaatcttccgTCGTTTAGCCTCGTACTAAATGCTGTGTTGCGTGATGAAAGCCCGTGTGTGATCTGAGTCTGGTCACGCAACCGTACAGAAAAGGATGAATCATCGCACGagtgtacaagaaaaaataaaatgacaattaacactgtttttttttttagttttatattttatattctcCAAAACAT encodes the following:
- the LOC140945423 gene encoding uncharacterized protein, which encodes MEYSHEKLKACMEYDAQGEAVLDLRRKRLSRLPDAVTELSELGVLLLNENNLTELPTSICKLKNLKMLNLDHNHLTQLPDEIGDLKKLVELIVSNNQLSGLPMSIQNLNKLELLYLHKNQLNKLPDEIGDLKELRLLSVYMNQLVGLPTSILKLNSLERLYIDDNKLTALPIEIGDLKELRELSVSNNQLVGLPTHIQKLNKLKGLNLNYNRLTTLIPEIGDLKELRTLNVKKNQLSCLPSSILRLKKLEELNVAGNRLTELGSAAELNDLAYNLNRLKVSGNPLTVDAIRIILESMNKRKKYTDIMVPTEIEARGERAQLAYQSALRDGAVNVYRGRVLLIGQDRAGKTSLKKSLIGVPFNPKEKSTEGIEVDPSIFQVDVDEFKDWQPIDESKHGLLGCSKDVAQMIVEKLCVPVSRNWIQEENEGELKYGSNCTNDGHKNGEQNIADPAGEKKEDAFVNQVWAKSNPHIHQYHLIYY